CGATTAAACATTCCGCCTGTGTCTTCAATTTTACCAAAAGAAGATGTTGCCAAATGGGTTAAAATAATGTGGGGAATTATTCCGTTTTTAACCGTTTTAGTGGCATTTGTTTTAAATATTCAAATGCTTTGGGTTAACGCTTTAAAAACTCGCATAAAACCAGTTACCGAATTTTTAAAATTCCCAACGACCTATAATAAGTTTAATAGAAACGTTTTACGTATCACACACGTTTGGGCATTAATTCTAGCCATAGCTGTGTTTTATGGTATTTATTTGTTTTACTTAAAAAACGATTCGCAACGCAGTCCAGAAAATGCCATTATTGCCTACTATGATGCGTTAGATTTTAAAGAATTTGAAAAAGCACATAGCTTAATAGATCCCGAAAACAACTTGCCAATAGCACAATATATGCTAGAGATATCGGTAACCGATGGGTTGCTAAGTAGCTACGCAAAAATGGATGCTATCGAGACTGAAATAACTAAACATAACGACAGTACAGTATCGGCAAAAGTAACCAGCCAATGGATTACACCTTTAGAAAAAATTGAAAAAGTGGATTACAAATCGCTATCAAAACGTCAAGGCAAATGGTATTTACAACCTGACGATTTAAATAACGACTTACCTCCAGACCAACTCTATTCTGATAACACAACCAAGTATTTTAATCAAGGTCGTAGACGTATTACAACAGAAGCAACACACCATGAAGATATTTTAAAACAGCCTGTTTTGGAGATCGTTTCAGCTAAATTAGTGAAGTATGATGGTAGTTATGCTATTATTGGAGAAGTCCAAAATGTAGACAATGTACCAGCAGATGTTATTTTAAAAGGCACCTTGTATAACGATAACAACAAACAACTAGCAACATACAACGCAAAATACCACGTCAAGCATAAATTAATGCCTAAAGAGTCTAGTAGTTTTAGGATTAATTTTGAAGGTATTGCTTGGTCTAGAACACAAGATTCCATTCCAGACACATTTAATCCAGATGAATTTACTCCAGTTGAGTTTGAAGAGCAACCAACAAAATTTAACTTACAAGCAGCAGGAAATGTTTCGGGATCTGACTTGTACAAAAACGTTGTACTAAGTGCCATTAGCATTAAAGACAGTATTATAAACGGAAACTTATTTAATAGTGGTATCCAAGAGATTACAATACCTCAGCTTTTAGTAACTTACTATGATGAAAACAAAAACATGGTTTGGGTCGATCATTTATTTGTAAAAGAAGGTGTAAGGCAACAACGCAAACAAGATTTTGAATATCAGATTTTAAAGGACGGTAAAGTTAAAATCATAAATAGTGATATGAAAAATATTTTTGTAAATGGTTTACCAAACGATGCTATAGCTGGAAAAGTCGTTCCTAACAGAATTGAAAACCATAGCGATGCCCAATTACAAAAAATTGATCATCCTGATTTTAGTTATATTAAAATAGAAATTAACACCTACATAGGAAGTCCAAATTAATGCCATTTAAACACACATACATATTTGTGATAGGTCTGATTTTATTATCATCGTTTGCTGTTGTACAACAAAGCGAGAAGACTAATCCTATCAAATTAGTAACAACACTAACAAATTATAATGTTGGCAAGCCAATTGTTTTAAAATTTACTACTTCAGAAGGCGAAAAACCATTATTGTATTGTTCAAACAGTTATGGATCTACTTTAGTTTCGGCTATAGCCAAAGATGGTACACTTCAATATATAATTCCGGAAAACATAACCAAAAAAATTGGTGTGGTCAATTGGATAGTATTAGACAAAAATAAATCTGCGTCTGGTCAATTTAATATAAATCCAAAAGCAGAAGTTGCAACCATGGAAACTTATATTGGACCTCCAAGTATTGAGGCTGGAGCAACAGATTACGCCATGCTGGTTGTTATACCTACAGATTCTTTAGACAATCCAGTGCCAACAAACACTAAAGTTGATGCTAAATTTCAATTTTTAGCTTCAGAAGAAAAAGAGGTCATTTTTACAAAAAATTTGATTTCTTATAAAAACATTTATTCTAAAAAAGAAAGTGGACGCATGTTAGTGTCATCAGAAAGTTTAGGAGTTAATTCCAAAGAGTTTACCATTAATGTTTGGGCTGCAATTCCTACAGATTTTAAAATTTCGGCAAAAAGACCACATAATTACGCAGACGGAAATCAGGTTACCACGTTTAACACCACAGTAATTAAAGACAAGCAAGATAATGTGGTTAGCGATGGGACTTTTGTTACCTTTTTTATTACCAACACTAGTGGAAATATTTTAAAAACTACAGGTACAACAATTGAAGGAGTGGCACATGCAAAAATTATTCATCCTGATTTTAAGGATAATTGGAGTATTAAAGCCTATGTTGATGGCATGGCAGAAAGCAATACAATTACTTTAAGTTACCAACGCGTTATTGAAGATTTTGAGGTTGCTTTTGCCAAACAAAATCGCGAAATTTTAGTAGGTCCATTACAAAGTTTTATGAAGCAAATGATTCCGGATGGCTTGCACGTCAAACTTTTAATTTACAAAGACAATGTGCTTATTGACACCATTATAAAAACATCTTTTAATGGGTATGTTACTTTTAATTTAAAGCCTGCTGTTTATCAAAACGACACCTATAGTTTTAGTGTTGAAACTGCTGGAATAAATAAAACATTTAATAACAAAAAACTATGGTAGGTCTTAACAAAAACATACTACGTACCATATTAATAATCTCATATATTATGATTGTAGCCTTAATAATATCTGGTATTAGTGGGCTTTTTAGCTACTTAAACACTGGAGCAGACAGAAGCACAATGCTACATACCGAAATACAAAAAATAGAACAATATGCTCCAAAATTAATTTGGGAACCTTTAAATAACGAAGGCAGACCAATGGATAACGAAAATCTAAATGCACTTCAAAACAACTACTTGGACGCTTGGTATGTTAAACAAATAGCATATCAAACCAATAAAACTGCTGGTATAAAAGATTATTATACTGATAGCGCTAGAGAAAACTTATATGCATTTATCGAATTAAACAAAGCTGAAAACACGACCATTGAAGCCACAACATTAAACCACAAACCCACTTTAGAGTTTTTTAGTGAAGATGGACAGTTGGCTGTTGTTACCGATAGAGATGTTGTAGAATATAAACGTGTTTTTAAAGCTGAAAAACTAGTCCTAGAAACAACAGAAACCTCAACTTATAAAATGGTGTTTTTATTAGAAGATGGTTTTTGGCGTATTAGACATCTTGTTAAAGAAAGTACTAAACCGTACTTACCAGAAATAGCAAAAATTGAAACTGATAGTTTAGTTATTAAAGGAATTAATTATTACCCAAAAGCGACACCATGGAATATGTTTGGTGACGCTTTCGCGAAAGACACAATTGCTAACGACTTTAAAATCATTAAAAATGCTGGCTTAAATTCGGTTAGGATTTTTGTGCAATATGATGACTTTGGAAAAGCTAAGGTTGATCCTAAAAAGTTAGAAAAACTAAAACACACTTTAGATGCTGCAGAAGAGCAAAACCTAAAAGTAGTAGTTACGTTATTTGATTTTTATGGTGATTATTCTGTAATGAATTGGACCTTAAACCAACGTCACGCAGAAACTATAGTGTCCACTTTTAAAGACCACAACGCTATTATTGCTTGGGATATTAAAAACGAACCTAACCTAGATTTTGAATCTAGAGGAAAAGATATGGTTATCGCTTGGTTGGACAATATGATTGACTTGGTAAAATCTATAGACAAGGTACATCCTGTAACTATTGGTTGGTCAAACACCCAAAGTGCACCAATTTTAAAAGATAAGGTAGATATTGTTTCGTTTCATTATTATGAAGGCTTAAGCGAATTGGATGCTGCAATAAAAACCATGCAAAACCAAATACCAAACAAACCATTAGTATTACAAGAGTTTGGAATGTCATCTTACAATGGTTTTTGGAAACCTTTAGGAAGCAATGAAGAAGATCAAGCTAATTACCATAAAAAAATACAAGAGATTATTGCTGCTAATAATTTACAATTTATGTCTTGGACGTTGTATGATTTTGTAGACGTACCAAAAGCTGTTGTAGGTATCAGACCTTGGCGTAGAAATACCCAAAAACATTTTGGGTTTATTGATAAAAATGGTGTAAAAAAGGCATCGTTTAAATATATTACTAACTAGTAGCAGATAGCTGTTTAAATAGTTTTATAAAAGCAAAAATCTCAAATTAAGTAGGTTAATTTGAGATTGTATAAAACTATATTTGCTAAATCAATATGAGATATTTATTTGTTTGGGACAAAAAAGGTATCGTAATTTACTAGTACTATTCTGCTGAAGCTGGCTCTAAAACCACTGCTTTTTGACTCATTTTTCTTAGGGCTTTTTTTGGTGATTTAGTTGCAATGATAGCATCAAAGTTATTAAGGTACATATCTGCAATTTTTTCCATTGGGTAGGCTGTTGCAGCTTCGTAGTTTGCTTTACCTAAAGCTATTCTGTGTGCTTCATTTGTTACTATTGCCTCAATTGCATTTGCTAAACTTTCTACAGAAGTAGGCTCAAAAAATTCACCTCTATAACCTTCATCCTTTACTAATAATGCAAGGTCACCTAAATCTGGCATAACAACAGCTTTACCATAACTTCCTGCTTGGTGTAAAACACCAGAGCTTCCTGTTGTTGACGTGTATGGAAATACAACTACTGCACTTTCTTTAAACAAGGTTGGTACTTCAAATTCTTCAACATATCCTGTAAAACGCACTTGTGGCACATGCTTATAATCTTCTTGCACTTTTGCTAAATAACCTGGTACGTTTGGGTTGTCTGTTCCTGCTATTACAACTTCTAGATCTAATCCAGTTGAAGCTCTTACTTTTTCAACCGCTTCAATCATACCCTCTACTTTTTTGTAAGTTCCAAATTTTCCAAAAGTCATAACTTGTAAAGGTCCTTGTGGCAAATCGTATTCTGGCTTTTCTTCAGAGATTTCAAAAGTTCCGTGCGGAATTAATGTCACATTTTTCACCTTATACTTTTTCTCTAAAATATCAACATATTTTTGCATTGTTACCGCAACTGTATCTGCTTGTAAGATTAGCTTTGTTAAGCTTGTTCCTATAAAACCATAAACTTTTTGCATAATTTTGCTACTTGTAAATCCAGCAGATCCTAAATCTACTTCTTCTAATATATTATGCAATAACACGATATTAGGAATTTTTTTAAGTTTACAAACTAGTGGTAACATTAATCCTAAAGCTGCAGCTATTTTTTTGTCTCCAAACTTCATGAATTGTAAGTTAAATAAAACTGCATCTGGCTTAGTCTTACTGATAGCTTTAGTTACATTTATAATGTTTGTGTAGCTATTAAACGCCCAACACTCTTTAACTGTTATTTTACAACCATCTTCTGTAAAAGCAATGTCTTTTGCGCCTTCTGTTTTATCTGTTAATAAAACAATCTCAGTTACATTTTCTTTTTGTCTAAAGTGCTTTACTAAATGGTAAGCGTACTCATTTAATGTTACTTTACTTGGTGGATATGCTGTTACGATTGCTAGTTTCATTTTTATGTGTTTTAATATGTTGTTTCTTAATTACACTACAAATTTGCGTTATTTAAGACACTAATTAAGACCTCTTTAGACAGATTGCAAGTTACTGTAGACGAATGGTAAAAAGGTGTCGTTTTACCATTTAACGTGTTGACTTTCAAAAGAAAAAAACCAACAAAACTTATACTATTATTTAAACTACTATAATATAACATTAAGATAAACATTTTAATATCCACTTGCAAAATACTTACAACAGAAAAAGCCATGGTTTAAAACCATAGCTTCTTCATTTATAATAGACTAATAAAATAAATTACTTTTTATTTTTTCATTTTAGACTCAAAAACAAAGAAGATCACTTGGATGACCAATAATGATACCATTGCTATTATTTGCATGTGTACGACTTGCTCTAAACTGTCATGAAAAAAGATAACTAATCCCATTTGCAACATTCCGAAGACTCCAGATATTACCACAGGAATATATCTATCTAATGATAAATAGTAGTATGCAAAGATGTTTGATATGGCAAACAAACCAGTTGCTAAAGCATACTTCCATAATAAAGGCGCCATAGTTAGATAACTATCTCCAAATAATATAGTAATTGCAGTTTCTGGAAATAAAGCACAACCAATAACTATTGCAGTTGCAATTGCTGCAATGTAACCAACGTATTTAAATAAAATTGGCGCTGTTGCTTTTCCTTCTTTTTTAAGTTGTACCACTGTTGGTAATGAAAGCATAATAAACATCCATGCTACAAAATATACAATACGACCTATTAAGGCTAGTGATGCATACAATCCTGCGTCGTAAGCGTCAAAGTAATGCTTAACTAATAAGATGTCACTGTTGTTGATTATAATCTGTGTAAACTCGTAAAACGCTGTGATAATAAAAAAGCTTTTTACTTGTTTAGATTGACTTGCTTCTATAGCAATAGTTTTTTTGAAGTTTAAATTTTTAAATTTAAAAGGCACTAATCCAAATCCAAAAGAAATTAAAATTCCGACTGCAATAACAACCGATGATTGTATGTCAAATAAAAAAATTAAAGCTAACGTAATAACCAATCGGCTTAGCATTTCGGCTTGATAGGTAATGGATAAAGACTTGAATTCTTTTTTACCCTGAAACACACCTCTGTTTACACTCATTAAAAAATAAAGTGGTACTCCTACTCCAAAAATGGTAAACATACTAGAAGATGATGTATTAAAAAGAGCTTGTAATTGATTTGCAAACACGATAATTAAAGCACCTAAACCTAATCCTACAATTGTCGCATTTTTGTAAATTTTTGAGATAAAATTTTTAAACGTATCGTTTTCAAAAACTACCGAGAATTTTGCAGTCACTAATTGAAACGTCATGGCTACAAAAGATAGCACTAACAAAAAGGTAATTAACACAGCTGCATCTGCAAATTGTGCTGGACCTAACACACGACCTAAAATAAGATTGTACAAATAGTTTCCTCCATTTACTGCTAATACGCTAAGCATAAATAATTGCTCTGGAGATATTTTTTTTGTTTTTAATATAGATAAAGCTTGCATCTTATTATGGTGTGTTGATTAATACTAATTAGGCTACTTGTGGATATACAAATGCTTCGTAAATTTCTTCACTTCTGTTACCTTCAACAAAAAACATTTTCTGGTTTGCTACACCTTTAACATACATTGCTTTTAAAGTTTGTAATGCACAAGCATCCATATCTGTAACCTTATCAATGTTTAGTGTTACACTTTTAAATGCGTTTAGTATAAAGCCAAAATGTGTTGTAAAATTATTGATGGTTGCAGTGTTTAAGCTTCCTTCTAAAATAATTGTGTTGTCCTGTTGTGTAATTGTTAATGCCATAATTGTTATATTTAAATTGTTATTGTCTGATTTCTGATACAAAGATGCGACGCAAACCTCTGAAGGACTGTTGAATTTCGATGAGTGGACGATTGGTGTAGATGAATGAATGGATATGAATGCCTAACTTGCAATTGATTTAAAACTGAAACATGAAACTCAAATTTTTTACCCTACTTACCTTTTTAATAACTACTGTATTTAGTTATGCTCAAGATATGCAAGAAGGCTTTACATACCTAGAAACAGGGAAGTACGCTAAAGCGGAAACGTTTTTCCAAAACATACTAAAGGAGCATCCTACCAATAAAACCGCTAGACTATGTTATGGTCGTGCAATTGGTTTAAACGGAAAACCAGAAGAAGCCAATACCCTTTTTACAAATCTTTTGGCAGATTACCCAACAGATTTTGAGGTGAAACTAAATTATGGCGAATCCCTATTATGGAATAAAAACTTTCCAAAAGCAAAAACATATTTTAAAACGCTAATAGATGAAGACCCTAAAAGTTTTCCCGCTTTACTAAGTTATGCCAACACATTATCTAATTTAAAAGAATATGAAGACGCGTTACTATATGTAAACAAAGCTTTAAACGTTTTACCTGGCAACCCAAATGCTTTAACCTCTAAAAAATACATGTATTTAGGTTATGCTTATCAAAAACAACAAGCGCAACAATATGATGAAGCTGAAGCTTTATTAAAACAAAACCTGACACTTTTTGATAACGACAAAGACACTTTATTAAACTTAGCAAACTTATATTTAATAGCAAATAGATTAGACGATGCTAAAGCAACCTATGATATTTTAGCTAAAAATCCTGAAAATAAAATCACAGCATTAAATGGTTTAGCATTAGTATCCCACTTAAACGGTAAAGAAAAAGACGCGCTACAATTAAGCCAACAAGCCTATAATAGTTTAGAGGCATCAACAGATGCAACATTAACACAACAAACTACAGAGCGTTATGCGCAAGCCTTAATTTGGAATAAAAAATATAAAACTGCAGATACGCTTATCGCGAAATTAATTGAGTCTAAACCTAACGAAAATTGGGTTTTAGCCTTACGCGCAACACTTAATATTTATAAAAGTGATTTTAAAAAGAGCGTCAAAGATTACGACCAAATTTTGGTAAATGACAGCACGTCTTTTGATGGTAACCTAGGAAACGCAAATGCATTAAAAGCCTTAGGAAAATATGAAGCTGCTTACACATCTGCAGAAAATACCTTGAAGTTTTACGACAATCAAAAAGACGCAACAAACTTTATAAAAAACCTTAATACAACCTTTACACCTTTTTACGAAGGAAAAACATCATACACCTTTGACAATGGAGATAATGAAGCGTTTGCAGTAAACAACAATCTAGAGTTTCCATTTTCTACAAAATTTAAAATATTAGGAAGCTACAATTATAGAAGCACCACTAATGCAGTAACAAATAACGAAGCAACCTCTCACGATTTTAGCGCAGGAATATCCTACCAATTATTACCAAACTTAACCTTTAAAGGAACTGCTGGTTTAACGTCTGCAAAAGCAACCACTAATGACTACACACAATTATTAACAGACTTGTCATTTAATATTAAACCTTTTAAGCTGCAAGATTTAACCGTAGGTTATAAACGCGAATTACAAAGTTTTAATGCCGAGTTATTAGATCGCGAGATTGTACAAAACAACTTTTACGCAAACTACAGTTTAAATACTAATTTTAATCTAGGTTGGTTTACGCAGTACTTTTATACTAGTCAAAGTGATAGCAATGCCAGAAACTTATTATTCACATCTTTATATTATAATATTTTACCCAAACCATCACTTAAAGCAGGTTTAAATTACCAATACATTACGTTTAAAAACCAAGTTCCATCCGTATATTTTTCGCCAGAAACCTTTAATGCTGTAGAGGTGTTTGCAAACCTTATTAAAGATGAAAACATCGCAAAGCCAAAAGAATGGTATTATGAATTAACTGCTGCAACCGGTTTACAATATATTGAAGACGACGAACAGCAAAGCACTTACAGGATACAAGCTAAATTAGGTTATAAATTCTCAGAGCGCTGTATGGCTAACCTTTTTGGTACACGAAGTAACATTGCATCTGCAACTGCTGCTGGTTTTACTTTTAACGAAATTGGATTACGTTTTAAATGGTTATTGTTTGATAAGCCAGTTTTTAGGGATTAGATAATCACTTTTTAAAACCCAACGTTTTATAAACCCATTCCATAACAAAGCAAAATAAGATAATACCTAAAGCCACCATAACACCAGTAACGTTAGTTTGAAATTGTTGGATAATAAGTGTACAAAAAGCCAATAAGCATAAAACGCTTGCTATTAAATGAATGGACTTATTAGATACTAATTCTTGATGTTTTTTAAAACCAATGTAATTAACCAAGCAAAAAATTAATAAAAAACCTGCGCTACCAGCTGTGGATATACTTTCTAAATTGAATAAATTTACCAAGATTATTGATAAGATTGCTGTCACTAAATACCCAATAGGTTTACCCCAAAACATATGACAAAAATAACGTGGTAACTCTTGATCTTCAGCAATATCATAATTTACCCTTCCGCTTCCTAATATGGTAGCATTAATTGCTGAAAAAGTAGAAATCAATGCAGTAATAGTAATTATAGTAAATCCTATTTGCCCCAAAGTAGGTGCTGCTGCTTCTGCTAAAACATAATCTTTGGCACTTGCTATTTTGTCAAAAGGTAAAGATCCTACAGTAACAATTGCAATTAAAATATATAAGACAACTACAAAACCTACTGCTCCAAAATAGGCTTTTTCAGTATTTTTTTCTCGGTTTTTTAAATCTGAAATAGAGTTTGCAATTAGCTCAAAACCTTCATAAGCAACAAAAATTACCATTCCGCCAGATAGCAATAAAAAAGGACTCTCCCAATTACTAGGTTGTAATTGATGTACATTTTCTGAATGTAAAAAAAACCCATAAAACCCAACACCTATAAATACAACTAATATTAACAGCTTGACAATCACTGCAACAGACTCAATACGACCAACTAAACTTACACTTAGATAATTAATAGCTAAGGCCAGTACAATTATTGACGTTTGACAAATACGGACATCTAGATATTTATCACCTGTAACACTAAATAACTCGGAAGCATAAGATCCAAATGCGGAAGCATACAACGCTAACATCACGATATAACTTATCCAAAGCAAATTATTTATTCCGCCAGCAAAAATCCCGCTACAATATTGTTGGTGGACAAATCTAACAGTCCCTCCATTTTCTGGAAATTTTTTAGATAATTTAGCATAGGAATATGCTGTTAATAACGCAATAATACCTGCAAACGAAAAAGCAACAGGTGTACCTCCTTTAGCTAATGACACTGCCAACCCAAGAACTGCAAATATTCCGCCTCCAACCATACCTCCAATTCCTATAGAAATAGCGTCTTTTAAAGTTATTTGTTTACTCATTTACATTTTAATTTAAGT
The genomic region above belongs to Olleya sp. Hel_I_94 and contains:
- a CDS encoding tetratricopeptide repeat protein, coding for MKLKFFTLLTFLITTVFSYAQDMQEGFTYLETGKYAKAETFFQNILKEHPTNKTARLCYGRAIGLNGKPEEANTLFTNLLADYPTDFEVKLNYGESLLWNKNFPKAKTYFKTLIDEDPKSFPALLSYANTLSNLKEYEDALLYVNKALNVLPGNPNALTSKKYMYLGYAYQKQQAQQYDEAEALLKQNLTLFDNDKDTLLNLANLYLIANRLDDAKATYDILAKNPENKITALNGLALVSHLNGKEKDALQLSQQAYNSLEASTDATLTQQTTERYAQALIWNKKYKTADTLIAKLIESKPNENWVLALRATLNIYKSDFKKSVKDYDQILVNDSTSFDGNLGNANALKALGKYEAAYTSAENTLKFYDNQKDATNFIKNLNTTFTPFYEGKTSYTFDNGDNEAFAVNNNLEFPFSTKFKILGSYNYRSTTNAVTNNEATSHDFSAGISYQLLPNLTFKGTAGLTSAKATTNDYTQLLTDLSFNIKPFKLQDLTVGYKRELQSFNAELLDREIVQNNFYANYSLNTNFNLGWFTQYFYTSQSDSNARNLLFTSLYYNILPKPSLKAGLNYQYITFKNQVPSVYFSPETFNAVEVFANLIKDENIAKPKEWYYELTAATGLQYIEDDEQQSTYRIQAKLGYKFSERCMANLFGTRSNIASATAAGFTFNEIGLRFKWLLFDKPVFRD
- a CDS encoding glycoside hydrolase family 2 TIM barrel-domain containing protein, which codes for MVGLNKNILRTILIISYIMIVALIISGISGLFSYLNTGADRSTMLHTEIQKIEQYAPKLIWEPLNNEGRPMDNENLNALQNNYLDAWYVKQIAYQTNKTAGIKDYYTDSARENLYAFIELNKAENTTIEATTLNHKPTLEFFSEDGQLAVVTDRDVVEYKRVFKAEKLVLETTETSTYKMVFLLEDGFWRIRHLVKESTKPYLPEIAKIETDSLVIKGINYYPKATPWNMFGDAFAKDTIANDFKIIKNAGLNSVRIFVQYDDFGKAKVDPKKLEKLKHTLDAAEEQNLKVVVTLFDFYGDYSVMNWTLNQRHAETIVSTFKDHNAIIAWDIKNEPNLDFESRGKDMVIAWLDNMIDLVKSIDKVHPVTIGWSNTQSAPILKDKVDIVSFHYYEGLSELDAAIKTMQNQIPNKPLVLQEFGMSSYNGFWKPLGSNEEDQANYHKKIQEIIAANNLQFMSWTLYDFVDVPKAVVGIRPWRRNTQKHFGFIDKNGVKKASFKYITN
- a CDS encoding oligosaccharide flippase family protein, whose amino-acid sequence is MQALSILKTKKISPEQLFMLSVLAVNGGNYLYNLILGRVLGPAQFADAAVLITFLLVLSFVAMTFQLVTAKFSVVFENDTFKNFISKIYKNATIVGLGLGALIIVFANQLQALFNTSSSSMFTIFGVGVPLYFLMSVNRGVFQGKKEFKSLSITYQAEMLSRLVITLALIFLFDIQSSVVIAVGILISFGFGLVPFKFKNLNFKKTIAIEASQSKQVKSFFIITAFYEFTQIIINNSDILLVKHYFDAYDAGLYASLALIGRIVYFVAWMFIMLSLPTVVQLKKEGKATAPILFKYVGYIAAIATAIVIGCALFPETAITILFGDSYLTMAPLLWKYALATGLFAISNIFAYYYLSLDRYIPVVISGVFGMLQMGLVIFFHDSLEQVVHMQIIAMVSLLVIQVIFFVFESKMKK
- a CDS encoding STAS domain-containing protein; translated protein: MALTITQQDNTIILEGSLNTATINNFTTHFGFILNAFKSVTLNIDKVTDMDACALQTLKAMYVKGVANQKMFFVEGNRSEEIYEAFVYPQVA
- a CDS encoding glycosyltransferase — protein: MKLAIVTAYPPSKVTLNEYAYHLVKHFRQKENVTEIVLLTDKTEGAKDIAFTEDGCKITVKECWAFNSYTNIINVTKAISKTKPDAVLFNLQFMKFGDKKIAAALGLMLPLVCKLKKIPNIVLLHNILEEVDLGSAGFTSSKIMQKVYGFIGTSLTKLILQADTVAVTMQKYVDILEKKYKVKNVTLIPHGTFEISEEKPEYDLPQGPLQVMTFGKFGTYKKVEGMIEAVEKVRASTGLDLEVVIAGTDNPNVPGYLAKVQEDYKHVPQVRFTGYVEEFEVPTLFKESAVVVFPYTSTTGSSGVLHQAGSYGKAVVMPDLGDLALLVKDEGYRGEFFEPTSVESLANAIEAIVTNEAHRIALGKANYEAATAYPMEKIADMYLNNFDAIIATKSPKKALRKMSQKAVVLEPASAE
- a CDS encoding APC family permease, coding for MSKQITLKDAISIGIGGMVGGGIFAVLGLAVSLAKGGTPVAFSFAGIIALLTAYSYAKLSKKFPENGGTVRFVHQQYCSGIFAGGINNLLWISYIVMLALYASAFGSYASELFSVTGDKYLDVRICQTSIIVLALAINYLSVSLVGRIESVAVIVKLLILVVFIGVGFYGFFLHSENVHQLQPSNWESPFLLLSGGMVIFVAYEGFELIANSISDLKNREKNTEKAYFGAVGFVVVLYILIAIVTVGSLPFDKIASAKDYVLAEAAAPTLGQIGFTIITITALISTFSAINATILGSGRVNYDIAEDQELPRYFCHMFWGKPIGYLVTAILSIILVNLFNLESISTAGSAGFLLIFCLVNYIGFKKHQELVSNKSIHLIASVLCLLAFCTLIIQQFQTNVTGVMVALGIILFCFVMEWVYKTLGFKK